In a single window of the Vitis vinifera cultivar Pinot Noir 40024 chromosome 6, ASM3070453v1 genome:
- the LOC104879729 gene encoding proline-rich extensin-like protein EPR1 → MTLEETSSKSCLLLFYLVVLSSVLLKNGVAREVNVASMATSHGSFASASLELQHLPLQPRSLLLYPSPSTPPHHHNYHPKPPPAQTPPSPTFKPPPTPTPSPPRTPPSSPPPVKTPPPPTFKPPPTPTPSPPRTPPSSPPPIYKPPPTPTPSPPHTPPSSPPPVKTPPPPTFKPPPTPTPSPPRTPPPSPPTPTPSPPRTPPSSPPPVKTPPPPTPTPSPPRTPPSSPPTPTPSPPRTPPSSPPPVKTPPPPTPTPSPPRTPPSSPPPIYKPPPTPTPSPPHTPPSSPPPVKTPPPPTPTPSPPRTPPSSPPPIYKPPPTPTPSPPRTPPSSPPPVKTPPPPIPTPSPPRTPPLSPPPIYKPPPPPTPTPSPPRTPPLSPPPTYRPPPTPTPSLPRPPPAYRPPPTPTPSLPRPPPLSPPPTYRPPPTPTPSLPRPPPLSPPPTYRPPPTPTPSPPRPPPSSPPSRLPTPTYRPPPVSTPPSPRPSSRHAIYGFGPLGLMNH, encoded by the coding sequence ATGACACTTGAAGAGACTTCCTCCAAGTCATGCTTACTACTATTTTATCTAGTGGTTTTATCTAGTGTTTTGCTTAAAAATGGCGTTGCAAGAGAGGTTAATGTAGCTTCCATGGCTACTAGCCATGGTTCATTTGCTTCAGCATCACTAGAGCTTCAACATTTGCCTCTTCAACCAAGGTCTCTTTTGTTATATCCATCACCATCAACTCCTCCCCATCACCATAACTACCACCCTAAGCCCCCGCCAGCTCAAACACCTCCATCGCCAACCTTTAAGCCACCACCAACCCCTACCCCTTCCCCACCTCGCACTCCTCCATCGAGTCCACCACCTGTTAAAACGCCTCCACCACCAACTTTTAAGCCACCACCAACCCCTACACCCTCCCCACCTCGTACACCTCCCTCGAGTCCACCACCCATTTATAAACCACCACCAACCCCCACACCCTCCCCTCCTCACACTCCTCCATCTAGTCCACCACCTGTTAAAACACCTCCACCACCAACTTTTAAGCCACCACCAACCCCCACACCCTCCCCACCTCGTACACCTCCCCCGAGTCCACCAACCCCCACACCCTCTCCTCCTCGCACTCCTCCATCGAGTCCACCACCTGTTAAAACGCCTCCACCACCAACCCCTACACCCTCCCCACCTCGTACACCTCCCTCGAGTCCACCAACCCCCACACCCTCCCCTCCTCGCACTCCTCCATCGAGTCCACCACCTGTTAAAACACCTCCACCACCAACCCCTACACCCTCCCCACCTCGTACACCTCCCTCGAGTCCACCACCCATTTATAAACCACCACCAACCCCCACACCCTCCCCTCCTCACACTCCTCCATCGAGTCCACCACCTGTTAAAACGCCTCCACCACCAACCCCTACACCCTCCCCACCTCGTACACCTCCCTCGAGTCCACCACCCATTTATAAACCACCACCAACCCCCACACCCTCCCCTCCTCGCACTCCTCCATCGAGTCCACCACCTGTTAAAACGCCTCCACCACCAATCCCTACACCATCCCCACCTCGTACACCTCCCTTGAGTCCACCACCCATTTAtaaaccaccaccaccaccaaccCCTACACCCTCCCCTCCTCGTACACCTCCTTTGAGTCCACCACCCACTTATAGACCACCACCAACCCCCACACCCTCCCTACCTCGTCCACCACCCGCTTATAGACCACCTCCAACCCCCACACCCTCCCTACCTCGTCCACCTCCTTTGAGTCCACCACCCACTTATAGACCACCACCAACCCCCACACCCTCCCTACCTCGTCCACCTCCCTTGAGTCCACCACCCACTTATAGACCACCGCCAACCCCCACACCCTCCCCACCTCGTCCACCCCCATCGAGTCCACCATCTCGTCTACCAACACCAACTTATCGACCACCTCCGGTCTCCACACCACCATCCCCTCGCCCTTCAAGCAGACATGCAATATATGGATTCGGTCCTCTAGGCCTTATGAATCATTAA
- the LOC100246737 gene encoding capsanthin/capsorubin synthase, chromoplast (The RefSeq protein has 1 substitution compared to this genomic sequence) produces MGTLLWPPPPPPPPSVISVSGRRSLSTFPSCLPENRYSRGKVCSNIQSSKFDSFLDLKPESEAELLDFDLRWLDSSCKSCLDVIIIGAGPAGLRLAEQVSRYGIHVCCIDPSPLSMWPNNYGVWVDEFEGLGLEDCLDKTWPMTCVRIDDHRTKYLDRAYGRVSRKRLKMKLLEICAAYGVQFHKAKVWKVEHQEFESLVECDDGSKLRANLVVDASGFASTFIEYDKPRNHGYQIAHGILAEVDSHPFDLDKMLLMDWRDSHLGNEPYIRAGNSSLPTFLYAMPFNSNLIFLEETSLVSRPMLSYKEVKRRMVARLRHLGIRVRRVIEDEKCLIPMGGPXPQIPQSVMAIGGTAGLVHPSTGYMVAKTMALAPVLAETIRECLGSSRMIRGKPLHHRVWNGLWPSERRFTREFYSFGMETLLKLDLNGTRGFFDAFFDLDPYYWQGFLSSRLSPRELALLSLSLFGRASNPSRFDIITKCPAPLVKMMGKLAFETI; encoded by the coding sequence TTACAGTCGGGGGAAAGTTTGTAGCAATATTCAAAGTAGCAAGTTTGATAGTTTCCTTGACCTAAAACCAGAATCAGAGGCTGAGTTATTGGATTTTGATCTCCGGTGGCTTGATTCCTCATGTAAGTCTTGCTTAGATGTGATTATCATTGGTGCTGGCCCTGCTGGGCTGCGTCTAGCTGAGCAAGTATCACGCTATGGAATTCATGTGTGTTGTATTGACCCCTCCCCGTTGTCCATGTGGCCCAACAACTACGGAGTGTGGGTTGATGAGTTTGAGGGGTTGGGACTTGAAGATTGTTTGGATAAAACATGGCCCATGACTTGTGTTCGTATAGATGACCACAGAACCAAGTATTTGGACCGCGCCTATGGACGGGTTAGTAGGAAACGCTTGAAGATGAAATTACTTGAGATCTGTGCTGCTTATGGAGTCCAATTCCATAAGGCCAAGGTTTGGAAAGTGGAGCACCAGGAGTTCGAATCTCTGGTTGAGTGTGACGATGGGAGCAAGCTGAGGGCAAATTTAGTTGTGGATGCCAGCGGTTTTGCTAGCACTTTTATAGAGTATGATAAGCCAAGGAACCATGGCTATCAGATTGCTCATGGTATTCTAGCTGAAGTTGATAGTCACCCATTTGATTTGGATAAGATGCTCCTCATGGACTGGAGAGATTCCCATTTAGGTAACGAGCCTTATATACGTGCTGGTAATTCGAGCCTCCCGACCTTTCTGTATGCAATGCCATTTAACTCAAACTTGATATTCTTAGAAGAGACTTCCTTAGTCAGCCGGCCAATGTTGTCGTATAAGGAAGTTAAGAGAAGGATGGTTGCGAGACTCAGGCATCTGGGTATTCGAGTGAGGAGGGTAATTGAAGACGAGAAGTGTTTGATCCCCATGGGAGGCCCCCTCCCCCAGATTCCTCAAAGTGTAATGGCAATTGGTGGGACCGCTGGTCTGGTCCACCCCTCTACTGGGTACATGGTGGCTAAGACCATGGCCCTGGCCCCAGTCCTGGCTGAAACAATTCGGGAATGCCTAGGCTCTTCCAGGATGATCAGAGGTAAGCCACTTCATCACAGAGTCTGGAATGGCTTGTGGCCTAGCGAGAGGAGGTTTACCAGAGAATTCTACTCTTTTGGGATGGAGACTCTTTTGAAGCTGGATTTGAATGGCACCAGGGGTTTCTTTGACGCTTTCTTTGATTTGGATCCTTACTACTGGCAAGGGTTTCTCTCCTCTAGGTTGTCTCCTAGAGAGCTAGCTTTGCTGAGCTTATCCCTGTTCGGGCGAGCCTCAAATCCATCCAGGTTTGACATCATTACAAAATGCCCTGCTCCTTTGGTTAAAATGATGGGTAAGTTGGCATTCGAAACTATTTGA